The genome window AATATACCTCTGAAACATTATGATGACTTATCCCCGTGTTACTTCAGACGATGATTAAAAGCTTATTTCAGGGCGGACACCATAtcaaaatgttagaaatgtaAGTGAATCGACATGGTAGTTGATTAGCGATGctaacgttaatgctaacgttaatGCTAAATGATCCGTTACCTGGCTGTGATTGATGAACAAGAAGAGGCTGTGTTCAGAGGGTCTGTCTGCCGGCTCCGCTGATAAACTCTACGAAGACTTTTTTCTTCTGTCGCGGAGGCACAGCAAGTGTTATATTGTCACAgaattgtgttttaaaatggaCTGCTGATGTTAGGCACCGGTAGCCATGTTCCTGTTTGCATACGTTGGCAGTGCAGAGCACCATGGGAACCcgtcatcatcctcctcctcctgttttgttttttttttttctcactctgattttgtgtctctgctgcccCCCACTGCCTCGGAGTGTGAACAGGAATGTGAAGGTAGGCTACAAAAAtccacaaaattaaaattaagtTTAACTATTACTTCCAAATGTGATATCTTGAAAATATAATGACTTTCTCTTGACAGAATTAGCATAAATTTGCATTTCCAGGCTAAACTttgcagcagacattttgacttttcatgcAAGGAAAAGCACATGTGTTGccaataacattaacaatgactGTCTTATAtttaagtgtcccagtaagaCATGACAGCAATCCAGCATGTACAATGCAAGGACCCttaaactgaagcagctaaatgggATCCAGccattattattcttattatttataCCCATGCTTCTCCTACTGTGGCAAAGGTATCCAAGAAAAGTTGAACAGAGGGCAAcacagactgtatataaaagCAGCAGGAGTTGGTTGTAGATACTTAAAGATGTTTCATgtctcatccaagaggcttcttcagaAGCTCATTCAGTCACCAGGACCAGTTTTAGAAATTTAAGAATCTTACCAGTGTCTTGTCTAAAATAAGCTCCTCCGATGTAGTTTCTAGTCCCACAATAGTCTAAAAACAGTCTAAACTACCTGGCTTTGCTTGGTAACAGAATGTAGGTTTGATTATATGCATTCATACAAAAGCTGTTTTGGATTGTCCCCAataattattaatgtttttgaaTGGCAGccataaaaaaaagtttctatTCTATTATCATAGTATTCAAGTATTATTCTCATTTAAGCAATACAGCGCACATTGGTAATAACTGTTACTGGCATttcaaattacatttcattttccaaaagaataaaatgagaGAAGTCAAGGTAATTTTGAATAAAAGTGAAATTCATCAACTGCTGACTGTCACAGTGTTAAAGCCAGAATGCCCTCTTTTCGCTTTTGTTGTGTCAAATTCTCTTAAGCCTTTGTTTtacattatctttattattattttatttacccCAACTCAGCCTCATCTAAAATCtactttcagacatttaactTTAGATAGAActgtgatgaaaaacacaggatgtGGAGAGGAGGTAATTTTGAGGAATCTGAGGGTTTAAAGTACAGTCTGCACTCAAGGTCCTACAGTTAAATAACAGTGTCATGGGGTTAACACTTTAACCAATACCATTAGCTGTTCTTATCTGATAAAATAGAGGCATAAAAGGGGTGTTGGTGGAGCTGGGGAAGCCACTCTCTGGACTGTGAGTTGTGCATCATCATGAATGCATCTACAAGTTTAAAGGTGCGCCTTCCAGtgttggtgctggtgctggaggTTGTCATCCTGGTTCTTTATGCTGCCTTTGTCACTTACGATGACAATGCCAATGCTAAGCTGCAAAACAATGAGACCAAGCCCATGGAGAACTCCCTGTATCGCGACTACCCCTACTTCGCAGATGTGCAGGTGATGATCTTCATTGGCTTTGGTTGCCTGCTGGCCTTCTTCCGATTCTACGGCTTCAGTGGGATGGTGTTCAACTTCCTCACAGCTACGTTTGCGATCCAGTGGGCCATCCTGATGCAAGGTTTCTTCCAGTTTTACTATGATGGTAAAATTCACCTCGGGGTGATCAACCTGCTGAATGCAGAGTTTGCCTGCGCTGTGGTGCTCATCTCTTTCGGAGCTGTGCTTGGAAAGACCAGTCCTGTTCAGCTCCTGGTTATGGCTTTGCTAGAGGTCCCTATCTTTGCTGTGACAGAGTGGGCTGTATTGAAATACATTAGAATCAATGATGCAGGCGGCACTATTCTTATTCACCTGTTTGCCTGCTACTTTGGTCTAGGGGTGACATTTGTACTGTACCGCCCAAGCCTCAATGATGGACATGCTAAAGAGACAACCAGTTACCATTCTGACATCCTGTCTGTAATGGGAACCCTGTTCCTCTGGGTGTTCTGGCCGTCTTTCAATTCTGCTCTGACCTTTAAGGGTGACGATCAGCACAGAGCAATACTCCACACTTTTATAGGTCTAAGCTCATCCACTATCACTGCCTTTGCACTCTCTGCAATGTTTAACAAGAGAGGTAAGCTGACAATGGCCGACATTCAGAATGTGACTCTGGCAGGTGGTGTGACTGTTGGTGCTTCTGTGGACATGATGATTTCTCCTGTAGCTGCGTATGCCCTGGGCGTCATGGGCTGCACTGCCTGCTTCTTTGGGTACAAGTACCTGACTCCCTTTTTGGCCCAACACATGAGGATCCAAGACCAGTGTGGCATTCACAATCTCCATGGGCTTACTGGCCTGATATCCTCCACAGCAGGAATCTGTGCCATCCTCTTAGCCACAGAGGAAACCTATGGGCCCAGCATGTACCAGATTTTCTCTCATCGTGCTCCACCTGAGGGAGATCCaaagctgctggagctgcagaagCTGATCCCCGGGTTGAAGCCGGGCTTGGGCCGCACCGCGCAGGAACAAGCTCTCTACCAGGTCGCAGCCGTCTTCTCTACCATTGCAGCATCTGCAGTCGGTGGGATGCTCACTGGTTTGGCCATGAAGCTGCCCTTCATGGCGTCACCGACTGACAAGGACTGCTTTGACGATGAGCTTTTCTTTGACGTACCATCAGACTTTGACAACATAGAAGTCCTCAAGAACCCCATAAGTGAAGATGAAAAGGGACAAATCAAGTCTATGGACATCAAAGTCTGAGGTGTCACACAGAGGCATATAGCAAACAGTCACTGTTCTTGTGAATATGagtcatttcatgttttttattatcgtcattaaaaatatttcgaaatacacatttttttcacacttgTTTTCAAGTGTTGCAAATATGTGATTATTGTGCCTGGTGAATTTGGGGTGGATGTTTCTTCTACATTAATGCTGCAGAAAAAGCTGTTTACATTGTCACAGTTGGaattttgtatgtaaaatgGAAATGGACGTTTTGGATTGTAAATTATTGCTGTTATTGTGAAGGGAAGATGTAATGTATCCTGTGCtattaatttcatttgaaataaatgattcaataaaaaaaaaaacacacacagtatcttcTTATCATCTATAACATCCGTTGTAGTAGCACATTTTTTCTGGGGAACATATTAAAACCATGCTCTCACAGAATGATTTAATAACTGGcttaatttcatttttccattttaacttACATTTCTAATTAATGAATTCAGTGGTTACTCCATGAGTCATCCTCATTAATTGGTCATCAGTTTCCTTGTGGAGTCAATATGCTGGAATGAAAAGCAGTTTGTGGTTaagtaatgtaatatatattAGATATGGATCATCTCTTGTGTGTTCTGCTGCATATTTGATTACAGACTCCAGAAAGCCTACAGAAACTGAAGCAGAAGAAAGGCATCAAaacacagcattttaaaaacaacaatcttGAGGATTACTGCATCACTTACTACTTCACTGTCTGTGGGCACCAAGTGTACAGTTAAATTCAAATAGGTTATTAGTTTCTAGTAGCCTTAGAGAGCAAACTGTGCAACAGACATAGTAAACAACAGAATAGTAAttaaactgttatttttcaATTACCGTAGAAAAAGACAATTTAATATGCTGATTTAATATGCTTTACAATGTTTTCAATTATACAATATATAGTTTGATATCTGCATTGAAGTAGATTCATCACCAAGTTTAATTCACTTTGCAACAGGAACTACTTCAACTACTTCATCTTTATAGGCTCCTGTTTTTTGTCATAATTTACTGATCTTTTTGAAGTTCAGTCTGTCTTTACATCTGATGTGTAGGAATGTAAAAGCTCTTCTTTGAAACTAGTGATGCTTGAATACAATAATAATGTCTgtaacaaaacaatctcactttCAGTAATTCATATCTTTTCAATATCATATTTCAGTGGGACCAGAGTTTCACTAGCTTCAACTATGCATGTATAGCTTGGAGTTGGGATCACCCATATCCTACACTGGGTCATTTTGTTGCATAACACTAAAGGTGACAGGGTGAAGTTTTTTCTGAAGGTTGTAGTCTTTTCCTGATGGTGGACaatgagtaaaaaaacaaaacatctcagCAAATTGTGAATTACAGTAAATCACTGAACAAACCAATAAGACTAAGAATCTGACCAACTTTTAgataatattttactgttttcaatACCGGGTATTAGTACACTATGTCCTGATCATGATAGCCAAGGAGTGTAAAACATCAAGCATGGGAAATATCATTATCTCACAAACCAATAAACACCTAATGCCAAAACTCCTGCCAACGTTTCTGAAGATCAAGAATGAGTAAACTATTGATCCCTAAATTAGAAAGTTTATTGATTCACAGCATAAGTGCACTTTATAttgcaaacaaaatgaacacacaagTGTTTCTATTTAAATCACAGCTTTGTTTATCAATTAGATTATTGTGCGTCTTTAGTGCAGACTCTTTTCTTAAAATCTAAATTTGGCAAAAACTTAAACCAAAAGTTGTATGTTACTAAAATTAATGACATGTTTGAGTCAATTAAAAGTTTATAGTGTCCTTGAGACAATAAACAATACTTAACAGATACCTGATAGGTGTTGGTTTGCCCAGCCAGGACTGTGATTGCCTGCATTAAAGTATGTGTTATTTGGTTCAAAGGTAAATTAATAAAAAGCCTTATCTAATCTTGAAAAGTTTTATTCAGCTTCAGTGTAAACAGTTTATAAATCACAGAGTGCTGATACGAACTGCTGATGTTGACTTATCTTCTTCTTGGAAGATTCCTCTTAAAATTGTGCATCACATTTCCTACCCTGATGATTCAGGCTACCCAATAAGTATGTACATATAGTATTACATAAATCTGATTCAATTTTATCAGCTTTACT of Lates calcarifer isolate ASB-BC8 linkage group LG12, TLL_Latcal_v3, whole genome shotgun sequence contains these proteins:
- the rh50 gene encoding rh50-like protein, coding for MNASTSLKVRLPVLVLVLEVVILVLYAAFVTYDDNANAKLQNNETKPMENSLYRDYPYFADVQVMIFIGFGCLLAFFRFYGFSGMVFNFLTATFAIQWAILMQGFFQFYYDGKIHLGVINLLNAEFACAVVLISFGAVLGKTSPVQLLVMALLEVPIFAVTEWAVLKYIRINDAGGTILIHLFACYFGLGVTFVLYRPSLNDGHAKETTSYHSDILSVMGTLFLWVFWPSFNSALTFKGDDQHRAILHTFIGLSSSTITAFALSAMFNKRGKLTMADIQNVTLAGGVTVGASVDMMISPVAAYALGVMGCTACFFGYKYLTPFLAQHMRIQDQCGIHNLHGLTGLISSTAGICAILLATEETYGPSMYQIFSHRAPPEGDPKLLELQKLIPGLKPGLGRTAQEQALYQVAAVFSTIAASAVGGMLTGLAMKLPFMASPTDKDCFDDELFFDVPSDFDNIEVLKNPISEDEKGQIKSMDIKV